A single region of the Zootoca vivipara chromosome 2, rZooViv1.1, whole genome shotgun sequence genome encodes:
- the LOC118080048 gene encoding parapinopsin-like — MDSLDTNPLSVNVSTGRMVLMPRIGYTIIAIIMAISCTLSVILNITVIAVTIKYRQLRQPINYSLVNLAIADLGAALLGGTLNVETNAVGYYNLGRVGCVTEGFSMAFFGIVALCTIAVIAIDRAIVIGKPMGTLTFTTRKAMIGVAASWVWSLVWNTPPLFGWGGYQMEGVMTSCAPDWYNSDPINVSYIICYFLFCFTIPFAAILVSYGYLLWTLRQVAKVGVAQRGSTTKAEAQVSRMVIVMVMAFLICWLPYATFALVVVGNPQIYINPIIATIPMYLAKSSTFYNPIIYIFMNKQFRDCLARCLLCGKNPCASNQADETDLEVSAVAPASSSRCGKVSPQ, encoded by the exons ATGGATTCTCTGGACACCAATCCCTTGTCAGTGAATGTCAGCACAGGAAGAATGGTCTTGATGCCTCGTATTGGTTACACTATAATTGCAATTATCATGGCAATATCTTGCACTTTATCAGTAATTCTGAATATAACCGTTATTGCAGTAACTATTAAGTACAGACAGCTTCGTCAGCCAATTAACTATTCCCTGGTCAATTTAGCCATAGCAGACCTTGGAGCAGCCTTGTTGGGAGGAACTCTGAATGTAGAAACAAATGCTGTTGGGTATTACAACCTGGGTAGAGTTGGCTGTGTCACCGAAGGTTTTTCTATGGCATTTTTTG GCATTGTGGCTTTATGCACCATAGCAGTGATAGCTATAGACCGTGCAattgtgatcggcaagcctatGGGAACACTTACTTTTACCACCAGGAAAGCCATGATTGGAGTTGCTGCGTCCTGGGTCTGGTCTCTCGTTTGGAACACTCCCCCTCTTTTTGGTTGGGGAGGATACCAGATGGAAGGCGTCATGACCTCCTGTGCTCCAGACTGGTACAACAGTGACCCTATTAATGTTTCCTATATTATCTGCTACTTTCTATTCTGCTTTACAATTCCATTCGCTGCCATCTTGGTTTCCTATGGATATCTACTATGGACTCTGCGCCAG GTTGCTAAAGTTGGAGTAGCTCAACGAGGCTCAACAACTAAAGCGGAAGCTCAAGTGTCACGGATGGTGATAGTCATGGTGATGGCATTCTTGATCTGCTGGCTTCCTTACGCAACTTTTGCCCTGGTTGTTGTGGGTAATCCTCAAATCTACATTAATCCTATTATAGCCACCATTCCTATGTACCTGGCAAAAAGCAGCACGTTCTATAATCCAATCATCTACATTTTTATGAACAAGCAG TTCCGCGATTGTCTCGCTAGGTGTCTCCTGTGTGGGAAAAATCCATGTGCTTCCAATCAAGCAGATGAAACTGATCTAGAAGTTTCTGCTGTTGCCCCTGCTTCCTCTTCAAGATGCGGCAAAGTTTCTCCACAGTAG